A region of Culicoides brevitarsis isolate CSIRO-B50_1 chromosome 1, AGI_CSIRO_Cbre_v1, whole genome shotgun sequence DNA encodes the following proteins:
- the LOC134830276 gene encoding malate dehydrogenase, mitochondrial, which translates to MFSRALKIASVQTAKNFSTSSQNNVKVAVMGASGGIGQPLALLLKQSPLVTELSLYDIVHTVGVAADLSHIETNSKVTGYNGPENLEASLKGCEVVIIPAGVPRKPGMTRDDLFNTNASIVRDLAKACAKVCPKAFVGIISNPVNSTVPIACEVFQKAGVLDPKRIFGVSTLDVVRANTFIGEAAGVDPTKVNVPVIGGHSGVTIIPLLSQTTPSVNFPQDKVKALTERIQEAGTEVVKAKAGAGSATLSMAFAGARFALNLCRALKGEQNIVECAYVRSDVTEAKYFATPLVLGKNGVEKNMGLGKLNDFEKELLAKAIPELKKNIAKGEEFVAKNP; encoded by the exons atgttttcacGCGCATTGAAGATCGCCTCTGTCCAAACAGCCAAAAATTTCTCCACATCATCTCAG AATAATGTGAAGGTTGCTGTTATGGGAGCCAGCGGCGGCATCGGTCAACCTTTGGCCTTGCTCTTGAAGCAAAGTCCCTTGGTAACGGAGTTGTCGTTGTACGATATTGTGCATACAGTTGGTGTTGCTGCTGACTTGTCTCACATCGAAACCAACTCCAAGGTTACGGGCTACAATGGACCCGAAAATTTGGAAGCTTCATTGAAGg GATGCGAAGTTGTCATTATTCCTGCTGGAGTTCCACGTAAACCTGGCATGACTCGTGATGATTTGTTCAATACCAACGCGTCGATCGTTCGTGACTTAGCCAAGGCTTGCGCCAAAGTCTGCCCAAAAGCATTCGTTGGAATTATCTCGAATCCCGTCAACTCGACGGTGCCCATTGCGTGCGAAGTGTTCCAAAAAGCCGGCGTTTTGGATCCCAAACGTATTTTCGGCGTCTCCACGTTGGATGTCGTGCGTGCCAACACCTTCATCGGCGAAGCAGCTGGCGTCGACCCAACCAAAGTCAATGTTCCCGTCATCGGAGGACATTCTGGCGTCACAATTATCCCCTTGTTGTCCCAAACGACCCCAAGCGTCAACTTCCCCCAAGATAAGGTCAAGGCATTGACTGAACGCATCCAAGAAGCTGGCACGGAAGTCGTCAAGGCAAAAGCTGGCGCTGGATCTGCTACCTTAAGTATGGCTTTTGCTGGAGCTCGTTTCGCTCTCAACCTTTGCCGCGCTCTCAAGGGCGAACAAAACATCGTTGAATGCGCCTACGTTCGTTCGGATGTCACCGAGGCCAAGTACTTTGCTACTCCCTTGGTTTTGGGCAAGAATGGCGTCGAGAAGAACATGGGACTCGGCAAATTGAATGACTTCGAGAAGGAATTGCTCGCCAAGGCTATCCCTGAATTGAAGAAGAACATCGCCAAGGGTGAAGAATTCGTCGCCAAGAACCCTTAA
- the LOC134838168 gene encoding snRNA-activating protein complex subunit 4 homolog, producing the protein MDYYSSDSESVVSSSTFDDYENSENINFEFRQSNLFNYLADVNSAIQGHDEITIDNGLALNAKYKQLLLDLRTKFEQMLQAVQEKYAANEVLLDQLRNHSMPKNTSTRNASIYICGAPYFKEIDLSPGPNNKDYIYRKNVRKEFFPIDYLSLPKRFWTSKDKVDIVKGVKEQIINHLRAGNSSDISEIRNTQKLSRSTSKKITNMREMAGDLEKKPFPQLYKMVETTNFSIDWSKISFKNLDSRHLPNECMAMWNHYLKPGLNHGLWTEEEEEKLQDAVIRHNYQDWDAIAACTNARSPMQCFVHYRTALSESAQVKKNEKFTPFEDQQLLELVEKYSDGDVISWTKVCQQMPGRNRYQCYHRYMFTIKPGIKRDRFTVEEDCAIIAYVHAHGENFGKMPPNLLPGRTPVQIRNRYNNTLKAVDNKVWTVEEDQKLMEFVEKNGTTKWSEFAKFIGTKTRFACRCRYSTIKKYLERNPNACLQDVPRKDKSRSTMVNLDNYLEAAAELKAARENPAAINFPEKTLKKMYPKAHKSVRDDRLLLDKNGMKLSSQFFLSYNYRFGRIPRPFSLADTKRTFTMLQLMDFELDFDRFQSSFLLLPQETQNNLTLVLNLNTSEQMQDDIRYVKSFGNKFPVNFNSVVAWRAMQILVADRPCAKIDLSQRGREFFFKYNLFLRRFKQIFYWTALLSKIDLKVIKDRIAGKVTKEPETIEIVNEIIGSEDEDEIPVEVEMEEEPTVESEKEEDEESDDENAVDFLLSHIQKQAQEKSLMEANSEDETPLSMPADIDFEETVKVEESQAEKRKNKEIEFKKPKRVAAAKSMPLT; encoded by the exons atggacTACTACAGCTCTGATTCGGAGTCTGTGGTGTCTTCTTCTACCTTTGATGACTACGAAAACTCAGAAAATATC aaCTTTGAATTCCGTCAATCGAATCTCTTCAACTATCTCGCCGACGTAAATTCCGCCATTCAAGGTCACGACGAGATCACAATCGACAACGGCTTAGCTCTGAATGCCAAATACAAGCAACTTTTGTTGGATTTACGGACGAAATTCGAGCAAATGTTACAAGCGGTACAAGAAAAATATGCCGCCAACGAAGTTTTGCTCGACCAATTACGGAATCATTCCATGCCGAAAAATACTTCGACTCGCAATGCCAGTATTTACATCTGCGGGGCGccatatttcaaagaaatcgATTTAAGTCCGGGACCAAACAACAAGGACtacatttatcgaaaaaatgtgCGGAAAGAATTCTTCCCCATTGACTATTTATCGCTGCCGAAGAGATTTTGGACCTCCAAAGACAAAGTTGACATCGTCAAAGGCGTCAAAGAGCAAATTATCAATCATCTCCGGGCGGGAAACAGTTCCGACATCAGCGAAATCCGAAATACGCAAAAACTCTCGCGAAGcacgagcaaaaaaatcacaaatatgCGCGAAATGGCGGGAGATTTGGAGAAAAAACCCTTTCCGCAGCTGTACAAAATGGTTGAAACGACAAATTTTTCCATCGattggagcaaaatttcctttaaaaatctcGATTCGCGTCATTTGCCGAACGAATGCATGGCAATGTGGAATCACTACTTGAAACCGGGTCTGAATCACGGTTTGTGGACCGAGGAGGAGGAAGAAAAACTGCAAGACGCCGTAATTCGTCACAATTATCAGGATTGGGATGCAATTGCGGCATGCACGAATGCGAGATCGCCCATGCAATGTTTCGTCCATTATCGAACTGCGTTGTCGGAAAGTGCGcaagtgaagaaaaatgagaaatttacgCCGTTTGAGGATCAGCAACTGCTTGAGCTTGTTGAAAAGTACAGCGATGGCGATGTGATTAGTTGGACAAAGGTTTGTCAACAGATGCCGGGCAGGAATCGGTATCAATGCTATCATCGATACATGTTCACAATTAAGCCAGGGATAAAAAGAGATCGATTTACTGTCGAAGAGGATTGTGCGATAATTGCTTATGTTCATGCACATGGAGAAAATTTCGGGAAAATGCCTCCGAATTTGTTGCCGGGAAGAACTCCTGTGCAGATCAGGAATCGGTATAATAATACACTCAAAGCGGTAGATAATAAAGTTTGGACTGTGGAAGAGGATCAGAAATTG atGGAATTCGTCGAAAAAAACGGCACAACAAAGTGGTCTGAATTCGCCAAATTCATCGGGACAAAAACCCGTTTCGCTTGCCGATGTCGCTATTCCACGATCAAAAAATATCTCGAGCGAAATCCAAATGCCTGCCTCCAAGATGTACCTCGCAAAGACAAAAGTCGCTCCACGATGGTAAATCTCGACAATTACCTCGAAGCTGCTGCTGAACTGAAAGCAGCTCGAGAAAATCCCGCTGCCATCAATTTCCcagaaaaaactttgaaaaaaatgtacccTAAAGCGCACAAAAGTGTTCGAGACGATCGATTGTTACTCGATAAAAACGGCATGAAATTATCCTCGCAATTTTTCCTTTCCTACAATTATCGCTTTGGCAGAATTCCGCGTCCTTTTTCACTTGCGGACACGAAACGAACTTTCACGATGCTGCAATTGATGGATTTTGAGCTAGATTTCGACAGATTTCAAAGTAGTTTCTTGCTACTTCCGCAAGAAAcgcaaaataatttgactcTTGTGTTGAATTTGAACACGTCGGAACAAATGCAAGACGATATTCGGTACGTGAAAAgttttggaaataaatttccggtgaattttaattcagtCGTGGCATGGCGAGCGATGCAAATTCTCGTAGCGGATCGTCCTTGTGCGAAAATCGATCTATCTCAACGCGGAagagaatttttcttcaaatataatttatttttacggagattcaagcaaattttttattggactGCGTTACTGAGCAAAATTGATCTGAAAGTCATCAAAGACAGAATTGCAGGAAAAGTAACAAAAGAACCAGAAACCATCGAAATTGTGAATGAAATTATCGGCAGCGAAGATGAAGACGAAATTCCAGTTGAGGTTGAAATGGAAGAAGAGCCAACAGTTGAGagtgaaaaagaagaagacgaagaaagtGACGATGAAAATGCCGTAGATTTCCTTTTGAGTCACATCCAGAAACAAGCACAAGAAAAATCTCTCATGGAGGCAAATTCTGAGGATGAAACTCCTTTGAGTATGCCTGCAGATATTGATTTTGAAGAAACAGTGAAAGTTGAGGAATCTCAAgcggaaaaacgaaaaaataaagaaatagaGTTTAAAAAACCAAAGCGAGTTGCTGCAGCAAAGTCGATGCCTTTAACgtga